GGCAGTTCTGGCCTTTGGGCAGCGGGCCGTAGGTCTCGCGGGCCTCGGCAAAATAGTCCAGCGCCAGGTGGATGGCTTCGTCGCCGATGGTGTGGATGCGCACCGGCCAGCCCTTGCTTGCCGCCTTGAGCACCAGGGCGCGCATTTCCTCCGGCGGGATGGTGGTGCGGCCGTGATCGCCCGGGAAATAGGCGTTGGAATAGGGCTCTTTGAGATAGGCGGTGTGGGTGCAGGAGACACCGTCGAAGAACTGCTTGAGGCCCGGGGTGCGCAACTTGTCGCTGTGATAGCTGGCGCGCAGGGCTTCCGGGCGGGAGAGGTCGTCCAGCAGGGTGGGGAACATGTGCACCCGTACGGTCAGCTCGCCGCTTTTTTCCAGCTGGGCGTAGGCCTCGTCCTGGATAAAGTCCGAGCCGGGCAGGGCCATCATGCTCATGTCGCACACGCTGGTGATGCCCTGGGCGTTCAGGTCCCTGATGAACTGCACGAAAGCGGCGCGGACTTCCTCGGGCGAGAACTGCATGAACTTGCGGGTGAGGGCAAGGCCGGCGGTTTCGTAGATAATGCCGGTGAGCTCGCCGTTTTCATCCTTGCCGTACTTGCCGCCTTTGGGGGGCACCGAATCCTTGGTGATGCCCAGCTTTTCCAGGCCCTTGGAGTTCACCCAGAGGGTGTGGGCGTCGCCCGAGTGCATGCACACCGGCCGGTCGGGGTATTTGGCGTCCAGGCTTTTTTTGCTGGGCTCATGGGGATCGTCCCACAGCGAGTGGTACCAGCCGTAGCAGATCATCCAGTCGTCTTTTCCGCGGACGTTCTCCACCGCCTCCAGGGCGTTTACACACTCCTGCTCGCTGCGGCCCTCGCAGAAGACCACGTAGGGGCTGCGGTACATCGCGGATTGGAAAAAGTGCAGATGGGAATCGTGAAAGCCGGGGGCGACCATCTTGTCGCCCAGATCCAGCACGCGGGTATCGGGGCCCTTAAACGCCTCGGCCCCTTCGGCGGGGCCCACATATACGATCTTGTTGCCCTGCACCGCCACCGCGCCGGCGAAGGTATCGTCGCCGGTGGAGGCAAAGATGGCGTTGCTTTTTAAGATCAGATCAGCAGCCATGTTTTTTCTCCTTGTCAAAAAAGGCGGCAGCCGCCGCGCGGGGGGCGGCTGCCGCGGGGTGGATGGGAAAGGGGGGAGGTCAGGCCTCCACGGGATTTTCCTCTTTTTTGATGATGCGGCCCAGGCGCCGGAATTCATACACGATGAAGATCAGGGTGAACAGGAAGGTGCAGATATCGCCCACGGGCTGCGCCCACCACACACCGGTGATGCCCAGGGTGCGGCTCATGATGAGCACGGCGGGAATGGCGAAGAACAGGTAGCGGCACACGCCCATGATGTTGGAGAGGAGGATCTTGTCCACGCTGAGGAAGTAGGTAGACATCATTTGGGCCATCAGCCCGAAGGAGCAGCCCAGCAGCACGATGCGGGTGCAGCTGGTGGCGAGGGCTGCCAGCTCCACGTCGCCGCCGCAGAACAGGGTGCACACGGGACCGGAGAACAGGGCGAACACGCCGCAGCACACGGCCAGCGCGCCGAAGGTGGTGAGCATGGAGAAGCTCAGCAGCTTGCGCAGCCGCTTGTAGCTGCCCGCGCCGTAGTTGTAGCTGGCCACGGGCTGCAGGCCGTAGGTGGCGGTGGTGCAGACCATGGTGATCATGTAGACCACATAGCCGTTGATGACCGAGAACGCGGCGATGTTCAGGTCGCCGCCGTAGCTGCCCAGGGAGTTGTTCACCACGATGGTGTACACGCTGGTGGCCGCCTGCACCAGGAACATGGGCAGGCCCAGCTTTACGACCTCTTTTACGATGGAGAAGTCGAGCTTCATGTCGGCCTTGCGGACCTTGAACACCTTGCTGCCGCCCTTGCCCACAAAGTAGAAGATCACCAGGAACCAGGCGCCGATGGAGATGCCGTAGTAGAACGCGGTCATGGCCACGCCCCAGTGCATGATGAACACGGCAAAGTACAGATAGGCGATGGCCAGCACGGCGCTGCCGGTGGCGGCCCAGGTGGCAAGACCCGGCTTTTCATCCACACGGGCCATGGAGCAGAGCATCTGGCCCAGGATGCAGAAGGGATAAAGGATCATGAACAGGCGGATAAAGAGGGTGGTGTCGGCCATGAGGTCCGGGGTTGCACCCAAAAAGCCGGCGAGCTGGGGCGCAAAGACCGCAAACAGCACGGAAACTGCCACAATGAAGTAAGCGCTGAACCAGAAGCCCTGGCTGAACGCCTTGGCCGCGCCCTCTTTGTCGCCGTTGCCCAGCCGCACGCCGGCCAGGGTGGAAACGCCGAAGCCCAGGGCGCCGCCCAGGGCAAGGTTCAGGGTTTCGATGCTCATGATGATGCTGATGACGGCCAGACCGTGGGCCCCCAGGCCGTTGCCCATGATGATGCCTTCCAGAATGACCATGATGATCTGGGCGGCCATGCCGACCAGGGTGATCAGGCTATACTTTAAGAATAGCTGACCGACGGGTTTTGTGCCGAGCTCGCGGCTGGTATCCACTGCCGCGGCGGGCGCTTGATTTGTTTCGGACATGTTTCATTTCACCTCACGTCAAAATTCACAATCAGCCTGCCCCCGATACCACGGCAGAGCTGCTTTGCCAAAAGCGAAAAGCCGGGGCGGGCCCCGCGCTTTCTGTGCCCTCACTATAGCGCTTTTGGCGGCGGCTTTTCAATAAACTTTGCTATAACTTTGACGCTTTTAGGGTTATATCTTTATAAACCTTAAACAGATTGCAAAATAAAATGCGGATCGAATTGTGCAAGGTGTACAGCAAAATGACCAAATGCAAAATTTGTCGAAGCGAAAACTTGTGCCCTGTGTCGATTGCCCCGGGGGGCGGTTTATAGTATAATATAACACGAGTCTGGCACGCGCGCAGTGAAAGGGGGAGCAAGGGATGGAAGTGGCGATCTTTTTTTACAACATCCTGCTTATTTTGCTGTTTGCGATGAACGCCCAGGGGTTCGGCTTTTTGTGGCGCAAGGGCCGCCGCAAGCTGGATTTTTGGCTTATGATCATGTTCCTTGTGTTTATTGTGGACGACATGCTGTATTATCTGGCCGAGTTTGTGGACAAGCTTTCGGCCAGCTACAGCACCGTGTTTGCGCCCAGCACCTTTTTGGCGGTGGGGGTGAACATGGCGATCATTTTCAGCTACTACATGATCTCGCACCACCTGCGGGGGCTGGAGGTGGGGTATACGCCCTGCATCTGGTGGTTCGTGTTCTCGATGTGCATGGCCGCCGCCGCGGCGGCCGGGCAGGAAAACCCGGTGCTGGCGGTGGCGCAGAACACCCTGCTGATCGCCATCGGCGCGGGGCAGATGTTTTTGGCGGGGGCGCGGTCGGGGCCGGCGGTGCCCGAGGGCGAACGGCGGGGCTGGCGCAGGCTGTGCTGGGGCTGCGGGGTGATGATGGCGCTTTCCGGGGTGGAGTACGCGCTGTGGTATGTATTCCCGCAGGTGAGCCTTTCGAGCCTTTTGAATATCATCAGCCAGCGGCGGTTTTTTTTGGAAGTGATGAGCATTGTGATGGCCTTTGCGGGCATTGCCTACACCGGCCGCAGACAGGAGCTGCTGACCGCAGCCCCCGGCGCAGGGGTGAAGCCCACGCCCGCTGAGCGGTTTGCCGCGGCGTACGACCTGACCGGCCGGGAGCGGGAGATCCTGGAACAGGTGATCGCGGGGCGCACCAACCAGGAGATCAGCGAGGCGCTGTGCATCTCGCTGGGGACGGTGAAGGTGCACCTGCACAACATTTTTCAAAAAGCCGACGTGACCAAGCGCAGCCAGCTGCTGGAAGAGGTGCGGGGCTTTGAGGAGAGGGAAACATAAGGCGGGCGGCCCCCTAGGGGCCGCCCGCTCTGTTTTGGAGATGTTTCACAGCGCTTTTGGGGGGAGGGCAAGGCGATAGAGCCGTGCCGAAAGCTGCTATGCCGCTGCAGCATGGAAGGGTTCAGGGCTTTGCGCACAGGAAAAAGCCGGTTTGCGTTCCAGGCGCTCAGCGCAGGACGAAAAACTGCTCGTACCACAGAATGAAGCTGTAAAAGCTCCAGATCTTGGTCATGCCGCCATTTTTGCCGGCCTTGTGCTCGTCCAGAAGGCGCAGGAGCTCGGGCACGTTGAAGAACTGCCCGGCGATCTCGCCCTCGAACGCCTGGCGCACCATCTGATAGTATTTATCCTGGCGCAGCCAGTCGTTCAGGGGGACCGGGAAGCCCAGTTTTTTGCGCTTTGCCACGCTTTCGGGCAGCTGCCCCAGCGCCGCGCGGCGCAGGGCGATCTTGGTTTCGGTTTTGCCGGCCCGGTAGCGGCTGGGGATGGAGAGCGCAAGCTCCAGCATCTCTTTGTCGAGAAATGGCACCCGCAGCTCCAGGCTGTTGGCCATGCTCATGCGGTCGGCCTTGAGCAGGATGTCGTACAGCATCCAGGTGTGCATATCGACCCATTGCAGCTGGGTGGGCTCGTCTAGGCCCCGCACCTGGTCGAAATAGGGTTTGAAAAACTCCTCGGGGGCTTTGTCGTGGTAGTGCTTTTTGAGGTATTTGTCCCGCTCGGCGGGGGTGGCGAACACGTAATTGGCCCGCATGCAGCGCTGCCAGGGCTCCTGCGCGCCGCGCAGGACGAAGTTTTTGCCCTTGAAATCCGGCAGCTTTTTGGCCAGCGCCGCGGCGGCTTTGCGCAGCGGGCGGGGCAGCTTTGCATAGCCGCTGAAATGCCGGCCCGCACAGTAAAGCGGATAGCCGCCGAACAATTCGTCGGCCCCCTCGCCCGAGAGTACCACCTTTACATATTTGGCGGCATTTTGGGTGAGAAAATAGAGCGGCACCTCGCTGGGGTTCGGCATGGGCTCGTCCAGGTACCACTGGATGGTCTTGTTCGCCTGGAAAAATTCGTCGGCGCTCACCTTGTTGGCGATGCTGGGGACCCCGATCTCCTGGCTGAACGCCTGCGCGTAGGGAAGCTCGGAATATTTTTCTTCCTCGTAGCCCACGCTGAAGCTTTTCACCCTGGGGGTGCCCTTGGCGACCTCGTTTACCACAAAGCTGGAATCCACGCCGGAGGACAAAAAGCACCCGACCTCCACATCCGCGATCTGGTGCGCGGCCACGCTGTTGGAAAAGGTCTCGGTGATGGCGGCCTCCCACTCGGCGAGGGTCCTGCCCTCGTCGATGTGATAGGCGATGTTGTAGTAGCGCTCGATTTCCAGGCTGCCGGCGCGCCAGGTGAACATGTGGGCGCCGGGCAGCTTGTACACCCCCTTGAACATGGTTTCCTCGTTGGGGATGTACTCGATGGAGAGGTACTCGGGCAGGCGCTCCTCGTTGAGCTCTTTTTTGAAGCCCGGGTGGGGCAAAAAGCTCTTGATCTCGCTGCCGAATAAAAGCTCACCCTGTTCGTTCTGGTAGTAATAAAAGGGCTTGATGCCGAAGATATCCCGCGCGCCGAACAGGGTGCCGGTGGTTTTGTCCCAAATGACGAAGGCGAACATGCCCCGGAGCTTTGCGGGCAGGTCCTTGCCCCACTGCTCGTAGCCGTGCAGCAGGACCTCGGTGTCCGACTGGGTGGCGAAGGTGTGCCCGGCGGCGATGAGCTGCCCGCGAAGCTCCATAAAATTGTACGCTTCGCCGTTGTAGACGATCACAAGGCTGCCGTCCTCGTTGAACATGGGCTGGGCGCCGCCCGCAAGGTCGATGATGGAAAGCCGCCGGTGCCCCAGGGCCGCCCGGTCGTCCACATAAAAGCCCTCGCCGTCCGGCCCGCGGTGGGCGATCAGGTCGGCCATGGCCTTGACGGTCTTTTTTGCCTCTTCGGCGTTATGCTTTGCACTGGCAAAGCCCACGAATCCACACATAGCTGCTCCTTTTTTGTAGGTTTGAAGCCGGCCCCGCGGGGCGTCAGTCCACCAGGCCCTTGTTGCCGAAATAGCGCTTGTATTTGCGGAAGTTGTTGAGCTGGTTTTTGATATACCACACCCGGCGTTTGAGGCCCGCGTCCTCTTTGCAGAACAGCTGGTGGCTTACCTTGCCCTGCCGCATCAGGCGCTTTGCCTCGGCCAAAAGCGCCTCGTCCTTTAAATAACGCCGCAGGATGCCCGCGGGGGCGATCATCCACAGATGCTCGGCGTCGGCGATGGTGAGGCCCTGGGGCTTGTGCTCCACCACGTCCTCCACCAGCCATTTGGCCAGATTGTAGCCGCTGGCGGTGACAAAAAAGCTGGAGCGCCCCTGGCGGGGGTTCATCTCGAACAATTTATACTGGCCGTCACGCGCGTCGTACTTCATGTCGAAGTTGGAAAAGCCCTCCCAGCCCACATCCTCGAGGAAGGCCTTCATGCGCTGCATCAGCTCTTCGTCCTTGATGGAGAGGATGGCGGCGTAGTTGCCGATGCCCTCGGGGGTTTGTTCCTCCAGCAGGGGGCGGCCTAGGGCCATGAGCTTTACCTTGTGGTCCAGGCCGGAATAGCAGTTCAGCACCCGCATGCAATTGTCGTCGCCGGGGATGTATTCCTGGAGCACCAGGTTGTCCTGATAGCTGGAGGAGTAGATGGCGGCGGTGATGGCGTTGAATTCTTCCTTGCTGTAGGCGACAAAGACCTTTTTTTTGTGGGGGAAGCGGCAGTTCCAGTAAGCCACGCTGTTGGAAGGCTTGATGATGCAGGGGAAAGCGAAGGGAAGCTCCACGGTCTTGTAGTTCTGGTTGGTGCAGCCGAAGGTCTGGGGATAGGACAGGCCGTGCGCCCGGCAGGCATGGTAGAAAAATTCCTTGGTGTCCAGCTGTTCCACTAACTCAGGGGTGGGGCAGGCGAACTTATAAAAGGGCTCCAGCGCCGCGCGGCTGCGGGCCATCAGGCCGGTGTAATTGTCGCCGCAGCTCACCAGCACAAGGGTTTTGCCGGGGTGGGCGGCCGCAAAGCCGGTGAGGGTGCGGCGGAACACCTCGTCGTTTTCCAGCCCGGGCTCCACCACGGCCATCTGCACCAGCTTTGAGTTGGCGGTGGGAGCAAGGCGGCCCTTGCCGATGGCGAGGCTGGTGACGCCGTATTCCATGTAAAAGCTGCGGGCCATGCCGTAAACGTTCGCATCGCTGCCCAGGAGCACCGGAAGAAAATCTGCCATATCGCTTCATCCATCCCTTGCTTTTGTATTCCTGCTTATTTTACTTCTTTCGGGGCGGGGTTGTCAAACCGGGCGGCCCCCTTTTAAACTGGGCAATATTGTAGTATAATAAACTACATATTGGGGTTTTGCACCCTTTTGGGAAAAAACGCCGACAGGGAAGGGAAAAGAGAGCGTATGTGTGGAATTACAGGCTTTACCGGCCACAGAAGCGATAAACAAAAGATCTTGAAGGCCATGACCGCCGCCATTGCCCACCGGGGGCCGGACGGCGCGGGCGAATATTACGCCGATGGCGTGGCCCTGGGGCACCGGCGGCTCTCGATCATCGACCTTGCGGGCGGCACCCAGCCCATGTTCAACGAGGATAAGACCCTGGCCGTTGTGTTCAACGGCGAGATCTATAACTTTATGGAGCTGCGGGGGGAACTGGCAGAGGCGGGGCACGTGTTTGCCACCGACCACTCGGACACCGAGGTGCTGCTGCACGGCTACGAGGAGTGGGGCGAGGGGATGCTGGCCCGGCTGCGGGGCATGTTTGCCTTTGCCCTGTGGGACGAAAAGGACAAGAGCCTTTTCTGCGCCCGGGACCATTTTGGCATCAAGCCCCTTTACTATTACCAGAACGGGCGGGGCGAATTTTTGTTCGGCAGCGAGATCAAGAGCTTTTTGCCTCACCCGGGGTTTGAAAAAAAGCTCAACGAGGACCAGCTGGAGCTGTATCTCACCTACCAGTATTCGCCGGGGGAGAACACCTTTTTTGAGGGGGTGAAAAAGCTGCCGCCCGCCCACTTCCTGCGCTGGAAGGACGGCGAGGTGAGCGTGCGCCGCTACTGGGAGCCAAGCTTTGAGCCGGACGGCAGCCGCACGCTGGAGGACTGGGAGACCGAGATCCAACATAAAATGGCAGAGAGCGTGGCGGCCCACAAGATCAGCGACGTGGAGGTGGGCTCGTTCCTCTCGTCCGGCGTGGATTCCAGCTATATGGCCCACCTGGCCCATGTGGATAAGACCTTTACCGTGGGCTTTGCCGACAAGCAGTACGACGAAACGGATTACGCCGCCGGGTTCAGCAAGTTTTTGGGGGTGGAAAACTACGCCTACCGCATTGAGCCGGAGGAGTATTGGCAGAACCTGCCCAAGATCCAGTACCACATGGACGAACCCCTGGCCGACGCGGCCAGCGTGGCGCTGTATTTTGTGAACCGGGAGGCCGCAAAGCAGGTGAAGGTGTGCCTTTCGGGCGAGGGGGCCGACGAGTTTTTTGGTGGCTATAACATTTATAAAGAGCCCTTTACCGTGAGCTGGTATGACCGGGTGCCCGCGGCGCTGCGGCGCGCGGTGGGCTGGGCGGCGGAAAAGCTGCCTCCGGTGCGGGGCGTGAACTTTTTGGTGCGGCGCGCAAAGCCTTTGGAGGAGCGCTACATCGGCAACACAAACCTTTTGGGGGAGCGGCAGAAAAAAAAGCTGCTGCGCCGCTACACCGGGAGGGTGAAGCCCACCGACCTTTCCCGCCCGTATTTTGAAAAGACGAAAGGCCAGGACCCGGTGACCCGGATGCAGTACACCGACCTGCACCTGTGGATGGTGGGGGATATCCTGCTGAAGGCCGACAAGATGAGCATGGCCAACAGCCTGGAGCTGCGGGTGCCCTTTTTGGACAAAGAGGTGTTTGAGACGGCGCGCCGTATCCCGGTGGAATGCAGGGCCAGCGCCGCAAACACAAAGCTGGCGCTGCGGGGCGCCGCGGCGCGGGAGATCCCAGAAAAGACGGCCGACAAAAAAAAGCTGGGCTTCCCCGTGCCGGTGCGGGCCTGGCTGCGGCAGGAAAAATACGCCGCCATTGTGCGCCGGGCATTCACCAGCGAGGCGGCGGCGCAGTTCTTCAACACAAAGCGCCTGGAAAAGCTGCTGGATCAGCACGTGAGCGGCAAGCGGGACAACTGGCGCCAGATCTGGTGCGTATTCATGTTCCTTACCTGGTACGACGAGTACTTTGTAAAGCGATAAACAAGGCAAAGAGGGGGGCTATTGAATGAAACTGGAACAGCTTTTGGAGGGTGTGGAGTACACCCTGGTGCAGGGGGATCTTTCCACCGAGGTGCGGGACATCGTGTACGATTCCCGCAAGGTACAGATCGGGGTAGCCTTTGTGTGCATTGTGGGGACCACCCGCGACAGCCACGACTACGCCGCCGACGTGGTGACCAGCGGCGCCGGGGTGCTGGTGATCCAGCACAAGCTGGAGGAGACGCCCCAGGGGGTGACGGTGATCCAGGTGCCCTCGAGCCGGCGGGCTTTGGCGCTGATGAGCTGCAACTTTTTCGGCAACCCTGCAAAGCGCATGACCATGATCGGGGTGACCGGGACCAAGGGCAAAACCACCACCGCCCACATGATCCGCTCGGTGATGCTGGCCGCGGGGCGCAGCTGCGGGATCATTGGAACAAACGGCGTGGCCTACGGCCAGGTGGGCCACACCCTGATCAACACCACCCCGGAGAGCTATGAGCTGCAGAAGATGTTCAGCGAGATGCTGGCGGCCGGATGCGACAGCGTGGTGATGGAGGTGTCGAGCCAGGGGCTGATGATGGACCGGGTGACCGGCATCCATTACGATGTGGGCGTGTTCACCAACCTTTACCCGGATCACATCGGCGGCCCGGGCGAGCATGCCAGCTTTGAGGAATACCGGGCCTGGAAGGGGCAGCTGTTCCGCCGGTGCGACGTGGGCGTGGTGAACTGGGACGACAAAAACTGCAACACCCTGCTGGCGGGGCACACCTGCCGGCTGGTGACCTATGGAATGCACGACGGGGTGGAGTTTCAGGGCACGGACATGCGGCTGGAACGCTCGGAACATTTTTTGGGCATCTCTTACCGGGTGACGGGCACGGAAACGATGGACGTAAAGGTGAACATGCCGGGCGAATTCACCGTTTACAACAGCCTGGCCGCCATTGCGGTGGG
This window of the Oscillospiraceae bacterium genome carries:
- a CDS encoding amidohydrolase codes for the protein MAADLILKSNAIFASTGDDTFAGAVAVQGNKIVYVGPAEGAEAFKGPDTRVLDLGDKMVAPGFHDSHLHFFQSAMYRSPYVVFCEGRSEQECVNALEAVENVRGKDDWMICYGWYHSLWDDPHEPSKKSLDAKYPDRPVCMHSGDAHTLWVNSKGLEKLGITKDSVPPKGGKYGKDENGELTGIIYETAGLALTRKFMQFSPEEVRAAFVQFIRDLNAQGITSVCDMSMMALPGSDFIQDEAYAQLEKSGELTVRVHMFPTLLDDLSRPEALRASYHSDKLRTPGLKQFFDGVSCTHTAYLKEPYSNAYFPGDHGRTTIPPEEMRALVLKAASKGWPVRIHTIGDEAIHLALDYFAEARETYGPLPKGQNCLEHLENFQPGDIARLKELDVLAACQPPHMVLDPDGEERDLGPERAKYMWPFHSYEQLGVKYAFGTDSPVVDINSMNVIYDAVTRQSPVNGYPEGGWQPHEKITVAQALRAYTRGSAMAAGRPEDLGTLEEGKLADLVVLDKNLLAVDPQEILSTSVVMTIADGEIVYEKE
- a CDS encoding MATE family efflux transporter, whose protein sequence is MSETNQAPAAAVDTSRELGTKPVGQLFLKYSLITLVGMAAQIIMVILEGIIMGNGLGAHGLAVISIIMSIETLNLALGGALGFGVSTLAGVRLGNGDKEGAAKAFSQGFWFSAYFIVAVSVLFAVFAPQLAGFLGATPDLMADTTLFIRLFMILYPFCILGQMLCSMARVDEKPGLATWAATGSAVLAIAYLYFAVFIMHWGVAMTAFYYGISIGAWFLVIFYFVGKGGSKVFKVRKADMKLDFSIVKEVVKLGLPMFLVQAATSVYTIVVNNSLGSYGGDLNIAAFSVINGYVVYMITMVCTTATYGLQPVASYNYGAGSYKRLRKLLSFSMLTTFGALAVCCGVFALFSGPVCTLFCGGDVELAALATSCTRIVLLGCSFGLMAQMMSTYFLSVDKILLSNIMGVCRYLFFAIPAVLIMSRTLGITGVWWAQPVGDICTFLFTLIFIVYEFRRLGRIIKKEENPVEA
- a CDS encoding helix-turn-helix transcriptional regulator encodes the protein MEVAIFFYNILLILLFAMNAQGFGFLWRKGRRKLDFWLMIMFLVFIVDDMLYYLAEFVDKLSASYSTVFAPSTFLAVGVNMAIIFSYYMISHHLRGLEVGYTPCIWWFVFSMCMAAAAAAGQENPVLAVAQNTLLIAIGAGQMFLAGARSGPAVPEGERRGWRRLCWGCGVMMALSGVEYALWYVFPQVSLSSLLNIISQRRFFLEVMSIVMAFAGIAYTGRRQELLTAAPGAGVKPTPAERFAAAYDLTGREREILEQVIAGRTNQEISEALCISLGTVKVHLHNIFQKADVTKRSQLLEEVRGFEERET
- the asnB_1 gene encoding asparagine synthetase B, which translates into the protein MCGFVGFASAKHNAEEAKKTVKAMADLIAHRGPDGEGFYVDDRAALGHRRLSIIDLAGGAQPMFNEDGSLVIVYNGEAYNFMELRGQLIAAGHTFATQSDTEVLLHGYEQWGKDLPAKLRGMFAFVIWDKTTGTLFGARDIFGIKPFYYYQNEQGELLFGSEIKSFLPHPGFKKELNEERLPEYLSIEYIPNEETMFKGVYKLPGAHMFTWRAGSLEIERYYNIAYHIDEGRTLAEWEAAITETFSNSVAAHQIADVEVGCFLSSGVDSSFVVNEVAKGTPRVKSFSVGYEEEKYSELPYAQAFSQEIGVPSIANKVSADEFFQANKTIQWYLDEPMPNPSEVPLYFLTQNAAKYVKVVLSGEGADELFGGYPLYCAGRHFSGYAKLPRPLRKAAAALAKKLPDFKGKNFVLRGAQEPWQRCMRANYVFATPAERDKYLKKHYHDKAPEEFFKPYFDQVRGLDEPTQLQWVDMHTWMLYDILLKADRMSMANSLELRVPFLDKEMLELALSIPSRYRAGKTETKIALRRAALGQLPESVAKRKKLGFPVPLNDWLRQDKYYQMVRQAFEGEIAGQFFNVPELLRLLDEHKAGKNGGMTKIWSFYSFILWYEQFFVLR
- the carB2 gene encoding D-aspartate ligase, encoding MADFLPVLLGSDANVYGMARSFYMEYGVTSLAIGKGRLAPTANSKLVQMAVVEPGLENDEVFRRTLTGFAAAHPGKTLVLVSCGDNYTGLMARSRAALEPFYKFACPTPELVEQLDTKEFFYHACRAHGLSYPQTFGCTNQNYKTVELPFAFPCIIKPSNSVAYWNCRFPHKKKVFVAYSKEEFNAITAAIYSSSYQDNLVLQEYIPGDDNCMRVLNCYSGLDHKVKLMALGRPLLEEQTPEGIGNYAAILSIKDEELMQRMKAFLEDVGWEGFSNFDMKYDARDGQYKLFEMNPRQGRSSFFVTASGYNLAKWLVEDVVEHKPQGLTIADAEHLWMIAPAGILRRYLKDEALLAEAKRLMRQGKVSHQLFCKEDAGLKRRVWYIKNQLNNFRKYKRYFGNKGLVD
- the asnB_2 gene encoding asparagine synthetase B, yielding MCGITGFTGHRSDKQKILKAMTAAIAHRGPDGAGEYYADGVALGHRRLSIIDLAGGTQPMFNEDKTLAVVFNGEIYNFMELRGELAEAGHVFATDHSDTEVLLHGYEEWGEGMLARLRGMFAFALWDEKDKSLFCARDHFGIKPLYYYQNGRGEFLFGSEIKSFLPHPGFEKKLNEDQLELYLTYQYSPGENTFFEGVKKLPPAHFLRWKDGEVSVRRYWEPSFEPDGSRTLEDWETEIQHKMAESVAAHKISDVEVGSFLSSGVDSSYMAHLAHVDKTFTVGFADKQYDETDYAAGFSKFLGVENYAYRIEPEEYWQNLPKIQYHMDEPLADAASVALYFVNREAAKQVKVCLSGEGADEFFGGYNIYKEPFTVSWYDRVPAALRRAVGWAAEKLPPVRGVNFLVRRAKPLEERYIGNTNLLGERQKKKLLRRYTGRVKPTDLSRPYFEKTKGQDPVTRMQYTDLHLWMVGDILLKADKMSMANSLELRVPFLDKEVFETARRIPVECRASAANTKLALRGAAAREIPEKTADKKKLGFPVPVRAWLRQEKYAAIVRRAFTSEAAAQFFNTKRLEKLLDQHVSGKRDNWRQIWCVFMFLTWYDEYFVKR
- the murE1 gene encoding UDP-N-acetylmuramoyl-L-alanyl-D-glutamate--2,6-diaminopimelate ligase 1, which translates into the protein MKLEQLLEGVEYTLVQGDLSTEVRDIVYDSRKVQIGVAFVCIVGTTRDSHDYAADVVTSGAGVLVIQHKLEETPQGVTVIQVPSSRRALALMSCNFFGNPAKRMTMIGVTGTKGKTTTAHMIRSVMLAAGRSCGIIGTNGVAYGQVGHTLINTTPESYELQKMFSEMLAAGCDSVVMEVSSQGLMMDRVTGIHYDVGVFTNLYPDHIGGPGEHASFEEYRAWKGQLFRRCDVGVVNWDDKNCNTLLAGHTCRLVTYGMHDGVEFQGTDMRLERSEHFLGISYRVTGTETMDVKVNMPGEFTVYNSLAAIAVGRVLGLERKAILEGLERLTVKGRVEIVPVSKKFTVLIDFAHNESGAENLLSTLRAYHPKRLVVLFGCGGDRSRLRRYGMGEVASKMADFLILTEDNNRFERVEDIIADIKVGIAQGRADVPYVEIPDRLEAIHYALDHAREGDLIAVIGKGHEAYRDRMGEKTPFLERELIEEYAAQIGLE